Proteins from one Streptomyces sp. NBC_00289 genomic window:
- a CDS encoding FAD-dependent oxidoreductase, protein MSTAEHKQSAVRETPDQYGAFPRLTPEQLEDLAAHGERRGTTEGEVLYREGEPFREFLAILSGTVEMLHDYGGPEERTMAVHGPGRFLGELGLLEGEAAFDTAVVREAGEILAIPVERQRALVGRDPVLGDLILRAYLGRRYLLIGLGAGFRILGSCYSPDTMRLREFAARNRLPHRWVDLEKDKEAEALLRRFAIRPEDTPVVLWKGEQVLRNPSNAELARLIGLPAPSPEAERCEVMVVGAGPAGLAAAVYGASDGLTTVTVDAVATGGQAATTSRIENYLGFPSGISGGELIERAVFQTRKFGARLMVPAQVNGLTPQDDEYLVTFTDGSRTRAGTVVLASGVWYRRLEVPGIDRLEGISVYYAATVHEASLCQADPVAVVGGGNSAGQAALFLANHASTVHLLVRGGDLNADMSRYLVDRVERHPKIEVLLRTEVRGVCGEEKLESLTVEDNAHGENRQLRATALFVFIGARPHTEWLRGVLALDEKGFVLTGADAQAAADATRWDSLGRGPLLLETTLPGVFAAGDVRSGSVKRVTSAAGEGAMAIRLVHEHREKAGNLVRAADPQGPRPVTGQSVPWR, encoded by the coding sequence ATGAGCACGGCCGAGCACAAGCAGAGTGCGGTCCGCGAGACACCGGACCAGTACGGGGCGTTTCCACGCCTGACACCGGAGCAGCTCGAGGATCTGGCCGCACACGGCGAGCGCCGCGGAACCACCGAGGGCGAGGTGCTGTACCGCGAGGGCGAGCCGTTCCGGGAGTTCCTCGCGATCCTCAGCGGGACCGTCGAGATGCTCCATGACTACGGCGGGCCCGAGGAACGCACCATGGCGGTGCACGGACCCGGCAGGTTCCTGGGTGAACTCGGGCTGCTGGAGGGCGAGGCCGCGTTCGACACCGCCGTGGTGCGCGAGGCGGGCGAGATCCTGGCCATACCGGTGGAGCGACAACGCGCCCTGGTCGGCCGCGATCCCGTCCTGGGCGACCTGATCCTCCGCGCCTACCTGGGCCGCAGGTATCTGCTCATCGGCCTCGGCGCCGGCTTCCGGATCCTGGGATCGTGCTATTCACCGGACACCATGCGGTTGCGCGAGTTCGCCGCCCGCAACCGGCTGCCCCACCGCTGGGTGGACCTGGAGAAGGACAAGGAGGCGGAGGCACTGCTCCGTCGGTTCGCCATCCGTCCCGAAGACACCCCGGTGGTCCTCTGGAAGGGCGAGCAGGTGCTGCGCAATCCGAGCAACGCCGAACTGGCCCGGCTCATCGGGCTGCCCGCCCCCTCACCGGAGGCCGAGCGGTGCGAGGTCATGGTGGTCGGTGCGGGCCCCGCGGGACTCGCCGCCGCCGTGTACGGCGCCTCCGACGGCCTCACCACGGTCACCGTCGACGCCGTCGCCACCGGAGGCCAGGCCGCCACCACGTCCCGCATCGAGAACTACCTCGGCTTCCCTTCGGGCATCTCCGGAGGCGAGCTCATCGAGCGCGCGGTGTTCCAGACCCGCAAGTTCGGCGCTCGCCTCATGGTACCGGCCCAGGTCAACGGCCTCACTCCGCAGGACGACGAGTACCTTGTCACCTTCACAGACGGATCCAGGACGCGCGCCGGCACCGTGGTGCTCGCCTCGGGCGTGTGGTACCGCAGGCTCGAGGTGCCCGGCATCGACCGCCTGGAAGGCATCAGCGTCTACTACGCGGCGACCGTCCACGAGGCCAGTCTCTGCCAGGCGGATCCGGTCGCCGTGGTCGGCGGCGGGAACTCCGCCGGGCAGGCGGCGCTGTTCCTCGCGAACCACGCATCCACGGTCCACCTCCTCGTCCGGGGCGGTGACCTCAACGCGGACATGTCGCGCTACCTCGTGGACCGGGTGGAACGGCACCCGAAAATAGAGGTGCTGCTGCGCACCGAAGTCCGGGGCGTCTGCGGGGAGGAGAAGCTGGAGTCGCTGACCGTGGAGGACAACGCACACGGTGAGAACCGCCAACTGCGGGCCACGGCACTGTTCGTGTTCATCGGTGCCCGGCCGCACACGGAATGGCTCAGAGGCGTGCTGGCCCTGGACGAGAAGGGCTTCGTCCTCACCGGCGCCGACGCACAGGCGGCGGCCGACGCGACCCGGTGGGACTCGCTCGGCCGTGGTCCGTTGCTGCTGGAGACCACCCTCCCCGGAGTCTTCGCCGCCGGCGACGTCAGGAGCGGCTCGGTCAAACGGGTGACCTCGGCGGCAGGCGAGGGTGCCATGGCGATCCGCCTCGTGCACGAGCACCGGGAAAAGGCAGGCAACCTGGTCCGCGCCGCCGACCCCCAGGGCCCTCGGCCGGTGACGGGCCAATCCGTGCCCTGGCGCTGA
- a CDS encoding RNA-guided endonuclease InsQ/TnpB family protein → MPDAGQASVLERTLRTVNDAANWVSEVAFEHGVPREYELRKHTYAELKARGLGAQAAQHVVKKVRDSYTTLKANIRAGNLGPEGSRRRRKAESKPVRFRPRAAQPYDDRCLSWQYDQQTVSIWTMDGRVKNVSFVCSAEALTMLQAHRQGESDLIERDGVFYLVATCDVPEAEQYEPAGFLGVDLGIVNIATTSDGYRAAGRGLKRYRKRQLALRAKLQKKRTKSAKRRLKARARKEARHVANTNHIISKTIVTEAERTGRGLSLEELKGIRTRVRLRKPQRVALHSWAFAQLGEFIVYKAKRAGVPLIYVDPAYTSQMCCECRHIDKRNRVGQGLFICRGCGVVAHADRNASRNIATRGESVWNAGRESRVPATP, encoded by the coding sequence ATGCCGGATGCGGGGCAGGCATCCGTGCTTGAGCGCACCCTGCGCACGGTCAATGACGCCGCGAACTGGGTGTCGGAGGTGGCGTTCGAGCACGGCGTGCCGCGTGAGTACGAGCTGCGCAAGCACACCTACGCCGAGCTCAAAGCTCGTGGGCTGGGAGCACAGGCCGCGCAACATGTCGTCAAGAAGGTGCGCGACTCGTACACCACGCTCAAGGCCAACATCCGTGCGGGGAATCTCGGCCCGGAAGGCTCCAGGCGTCGCCGCAAGGCTGAGTCCAAGCCGGTCAGGTTCCGGCCCCGGGCCGCGCAGCCGTATGACGACCGGTGTTTGAGCTGGCAGTACGACCAGCAGACGGTGTCCATCTGGACCATGGACGGCCGGGTCAAGAACGTCTCATTCGTGTGCTCCGCGGAGGCGCTCACGATGCTCCAGGCGCACCGGCAGGGCGAATCCGACCTGATCGAGCGCGACGGCGTGTTCTACCTCGTCGCCACCTGTGACGTGCCCGAGGCCGAGCAGTACGAGCCGGCCGGGTTCCTCGGCGTGGACCTCGGTATCGTCAACATCGCCACCACGTCCGACGGCTACCGCGCCGCCGGGCGGGGGCTGAAGCGGTACCGCAAGCGACAGCTTGCCCTGCGTGCCAAGCTCCAGAAGAAGCGCACCAAGAGCGCCAAGCGGCGGCTCAAGGCCCGTGCCCGCAAGGAAGCACGGCACGTGGCGAACACCAACCACATCATCTCCAAGACGATCGTGACCGAGGCTGAACGCACCGGACGCGGCCTGTCCCTGGAAGAACTCAAGGGCATCCGCACCCGGGTACGGCTCCGCAAGCCCCAACGGGTCGCACTCCACTCCTGGGCCTTCGCCCAGCTCGGAGAGTTCATCGTCTACAAGGCCAAGCGAGCGGGAGTGCCGCTCATCTACGTCGATCCCGCGTACACGTCGCAGATGTGCTGCGAATGCCGGCACATCGACAAGCGCAACCGTGTCGGCCAGGGACTTTTCATCTGCCGGGGGTGCGGGGTCGTTGCCCACGCCGACCGGAATGCTTCCCGCAACATCGCCACCCGTGGCGAGAGCGTGTGGAATGCGGGGCGTGAGTCACGCGTCCCTGCCACCCCATAA
- a CDS encoding glutathione-independent formaldehyde dehydrogenase, with the protein MKAAVYEGPRTVTVKDVPDAKIEHPCDIIVKITTTNICGSDLHMYEGRTSFESGRTLGHENMGQVVEVGSAVRKVQVGEYVVLPFNIACGFCKQCERGLTNYCLTMQPEPALAGAAYGFADMGPYQGGQAELLRVPYGDFNALRLGEDAADRQTDYVMLADIFPTGYHATEMADVKPGDQTIVFGAGPVGLMATYSALLKGAGRVWVADHQPDRLRKAEEIGAIPINTADQNPAEVVKEATLGLGADNGCECVGYQAHDPQGHEDASLTLNGLIDSVRFTGHIGVVGVFLPEDPGGAEAQGELEAQGKVPIDFGMMWFKGQHMGTGQAPVKKYNRALRDLIAGGKATPSFVVSHEFSLDEAPSAYEHFDARDEGWTKVVLHPNGHGNGHKK; encoded by the coding sequence ATGAAAGCAGCGGTATATGAAGGCCCGCGAACGGTCACAGTGAAGGACGTACCCGACGCGAAGATCGAACACCCCTGCGACATCATCGTCAAGATCACCACCACCAACATCTGCGGTTCGGACCTGCACATGTACGAGGGCCGCACCTCGTTCGAGTCCGGCCGAACCCTGGGACACGAGAACATGGGCCAGGTCGTGGAGGTCGGCTCGGCCGTCCGCAAGGTCCAGGTCGGCGAGTATGTGGTCCTGCCCTTCAACATCGCCTGCGGCTTCTGCAAGCAGTGCGAACGGGGCCTGACCAACTACTGCCTGACCATGCAGCCCGAGCCGGCCCTCGCCGGAGCCGCCTACGGATTCGCCGACATGGGCCCCTACCAGGGCGGCCAGGCGGAACTGCTGCGCGTACCCTATGGCGACTTCAACGCGCTGCGTCTGGGCGAGGACGCCGCCGACCGGCAGACCGACTACGTGATGCTCGCCGACATCTTCCCCACCGGCTATCACGCCACCGAGATGGCCGACGTCAAGCCCGGCGACCAGACCATCGTCTTCGGAGCCGGTCCCGTCGGGCTGATGGCGACATACTCCGCCCTCCTCAAGGGCGCCGGCCGCGTCTGGGTGGCCGACCACCAGCCCGACCGACTGCGCAAGGCGGAGGAGATCGGCGCCATCCCGATCAACACCGCCGACCAGAATCCGGCCGAGGTCGTCAAGGAGGCCACCCTCGGCCTGGGCGCCGACAACGGTTGTGAGTGCGTCGGCTACCAGGCACACGACCCACAGGGACACGAGGACGCCAGCCTCACCCTCAACGGACTGATCGACTCAGTCAGGTTCACCGGCCACATCGGCGTGGTCGGCGTGTTCCTGCCCGAGGACCCCGGCGGCGCCGAGGCCCAGGGAGAGTTGGAGGCGCAGGGCAAGGTCCCGATCGACTTCGGCATGATGTGGTTCAAGGGCCAGCACATGGGGACCGGGCAGGCGCCGGTGAAGAAGTACAACCGGGCGCTGCGGGATCTGATCGCCGGCGGGAAGGCAACGCCGAGCTTCGTCGTCTCCCACGAGTTCAGCCTGGACGAGGCCCCCAGCGCCTACGAGCACTTCGACGCCCGTGACGAGGGCTGGACCAAGGTGGTCCTGCATCCGAACGGACACGGCAACGGCCACAAGAAGTGA
- a CDS encoding putative quinol monooxygenase: MKKTLLAEFTAREGAEDEVARLIADYALKVREEEGNIAFDVYTRAADPRAFWIFEVYRDEDAFQEHLNAPYGGPFNAVLVPLIEEDASVLTFLDPLATTP; encoded by the coding sequence ATGAAGAAGACCCTGCTCGCCGAGTTCACCGCCCGTGAGGGAGCGGAGGACGAGGTCGCCCGCCTGATCGCGGACTACGCCCTGAAGGTCCGCGAGGAGGAAGGCAACATCGCCTTCGACGTCTACACCAGGGCGGCCGACCCGCGCGCCTTCTGGATATTCGAGGTGTACCGGGACGAGGACGCCTTCCAGGAACACCTGAACGCCCCCTATGGCGGCCCCTTCAACGCCGTTCTCGTCCCACTGATCGAGGAGGATGCCTCAGTTCTGACCTTCCTCGATCCGCTGGCCACGACCCCGTAG
- a CDS encoding GH32 C-terminal domain-containing protein: MSSRRLSRHARVRMTAAVATVCALSAALLAPQAVAAGTPPYSETYRPQFHFTPEKNWMNDPNGLVYYRGEYHLFYQYNPNGNAWGDMSWGHAVSNDLVHWKQLPLALSHDDKEMVFSGSAVVDRDNSTGFGTKKNPPMVAIYTSHNKTTGIQAQSLAYSTDRGRTWTKYQGNPVIDIGSKDFRDPKVQWYAPTKSWLMTVSMSAEHKVRFYSSKNLKDWTLRSEFGPSGATGGVWECPDLFPLAVDGDKKKIRWVLVVNINPGGIAGGSAAQYFLGAFDGKKFTAEDKGTYTPPTGTVVQDFEGTDFGSWTTTGTAFGTAPAAGAVDGQGTVDGFDGKGLANSFHSGDATTGTLTSPSFTVDSKYLNFKVGGGRHPHVDGTVMEQAPPPAGTVLADFEAGTYGDWTTTGDAFGTAPATGTLPNQQEVSGFLGSGLANSYLNGDSTTGTLTSPEFTIDKDYVNLLVGGGNHPAGSGNPTAVELLVDGQVVRSTTGQDSEALNWASWDVKNLAGKKAQVKIVDDNSGGWGHLNVDHIMLSGTQAQPVSQETAVNLVVDGKVVRSATGSNSETLDWASFDMRPYAGKQAQIQIADMNTAGWGHLLADQFTAAQAPAKSVVQRADWADYGKDYYAAVSWDNAPGGKRYMIGWMNNWDYSGAIPTSAWRGAQSIPREMALRTIDGRVRLTSEPVNSVTSLRQPHAVSTVGVSVKNTSKTLIGPAAQGKALDIEATFSLEDADRFGLKVRTGANGEETVIGYDTTTQELYVDRTHSGAVDFNSTFPGAQTAPLKAKNGKVKLRILVDWSSVEVFGGSGEATITDQIFPDPASQGVQVFAENGSVKLDRAAVWHLDSAHK, encoded by the coding sequence ATGAGCTCAAGACGTTTATCCCGGCATGCCCGCGTACGGATGACGGCAGCGGTGGCGACCGTCTGCGCCCTGTCCGCAGCCCTGCTCGCCCCGCAGGCCGTGGCCGCCGGCACTCCGCCGTACTCCGAGACCTACCGTCCCCAGTTCCACTTCACGCCGGAGAAGAACTGGATGAACGACCCCAACGGCCTCGTGTACTACAGGGGCGAATACCACCTCTTCTACCAGTACAACCCCAACGGCAACGCGTGGGGCGACATGTCATGGGGGCACGCGGTGAGCAACGACCTCGTGCACTGGAAGCAACTGCCGCTCGCCCTGTCGCACGACGACAAGGAGATGGTGTTCTCCGGCAGCGCGGTCGTCGACCGGGACAACTCCACCGGCTTCGGCACGAAGAAGAACCCGCCCATGGTGGCGATCTACACCAGCCACAACAAGACCACGGGCATACAGGCCCAGTCGCTCGCCTACAGCACCGACCGCGGCCGCACCTGGACCAAGTACCAGGGCAACCCCGTCATCGACATCGGCTCCAAGGACTTCCGCGACCCCAAGGTCCAGTGGTACGCGCCGACGAAAAGCTGGCTGATGACGGTGTCGATGTCCGCCGAACACAAGGTACGGTTCTACTCCTCCAAGAACCTCAAGGACTGGACGCTGCGAAGCGAGTTCGGGCCGTCCGGCGCGACGGGCGGCGTGTGGGAGTGCCCCGACCTGTTCCCCCTGGCGGTCGACGGGGACAAGAAGAAGATCAGGTGGGTCCTGGTCGTCAACATCAACCCCGGTGGCATCGCGGGCGGTTCGGCCGCCCAGTACTTCCTCGGCGCCTTCGACGGCAAGAAGTTCACCGCAGAGGACAAGGGCACCTACACCCCGCCCACCGGCACGGTGGTGCAGGACTTCGAGGGCACCGACTTCGGCTCGTGGACGACCACGGGCACCGCGTTCGGAACGGCTCCCGCCGCCGGGGCGGTGGACGGTCAGGGCACGGTCGACGGCTTCGACGGCAAGGGCCTCGCCAACAGCTTCCACTCGGGAGACGCCACCACCGGCACGCTGACCTCGCCCTCCTTCACCGTCGACAGCAAGTACCTGAACTTCAAGGTCGGCGGCGGCCGGCACCCTCACGTGGACGGCACTGTCATGGAGCAGGCCCCGCCGCCCGCGGGCACGGTCCTCGCCGACTTCGAGGCCGGCACCTACGGCGACTGGACGACCACCGGGGACGCCTTCGGCACCGCACCGGCCACCGGCACCCTCCCCAACCAGCAGGAGGTCTCCGGCTTCCTGGGAAGCGGCCTCGCCAACAGCTACCTGAACGGCGACTCCACCACCGGCACCCTCACCTCGCCCGAGTTCACCATCGACAAGGACTACGTCAACCTCCTTGTCGGCGGCGGCAACCACCCCGCCGGCTCCGGCAACCCCACCGCCGTCGAACTCCTCGTCGACGGCCAGGTGGTCCGCAGCACCACCGGACAGGACAGCGAGGCACTCAACTGGGCCTCCTGGGACGTCAAAAACCTCGCCGGCAAGAAGGCGCAGGTAAAGATCGTCGACGACAACAGTGGCGGCTGGGGCCACCTCAACGTCGACCACATCATGCTCTCGGGCACCCAGGCCCAACCCGTCTCCCAGGAGACGGCCGTCAACCTCGTCGTCGACGGCAAGGTCGTTCGCAGCGCCACCGGCTCCAACAGCGAGACCCTCGACTGGGCCTCCTTCGACATGCGCCCCTACGCGGGCAAACAGGCGCAGATCCAGATCGCCGACATGAACACCGCCGGCTGGGGTCACCTCCTCGCCGACCAGTTCACCGCCGCGCAGGCGCCCGCGAAGTCCGTCGTCCAGCGCGCCGACTGGGCCGACTATGGCAAGGACTACTACGCGGCGGTCTCCTGGGACAACGCGCCGGGCGGCAAGCGGTACATGATCGGCTGGATGAACAACTGGGACTACAGCGGTGCCATCCCCACGTCCGCCTGGCGGGGAGCGCAGAGCATCCCCCGGGAAATGGCCCTGCGTACCATCGACGGCCGCGTCCGGCTGACCAGCGAGCCCGTGAACAGCGTGACGTCCCTACGACAGCCCCACGCGGTGTCCACGGTCGGCGTCAGCGTCAAGAACACGTCCAAGACCCTGATCGGCCCCGCTGCGCAGGGCAAGGCGCTCGACATCGAGGCGACCTTCTCCCTCGAGGACGCGGACCGGTTCGGCCTGAAAGTGCGCACGGGAGCCAATGGCGAGGAGACCGTCATCGGCTACGACACCACGACACAGGAGCTGTACGTCGACCGCACACACTCCGGCGCCGTCGACTTCAACAGCACCTTCCCCGGCGCTCAGACCGCACCTCTGAAGGCCAAGAACGGCAAGGTCAAGCTGCGGATCCTCGTCGACTGGTCGTCAGTCGAGGTCTTCGGCGGCAGCGGCGAGGCCACGATCACCGACCAGATCTTCCCCGACCCCGCCAGCCAGGGAGTGCAGGTTTTCGCCGAGAACGGCTCGGTGAAGCTGGACAGGGCCGCCGTCTGGCACCTCGACTCCGCCCACAAGTGA
- a CDS encoding carbohydrate kinase codes for MSPRQITVLGECVADAFTEPAHASNELALRVLPGGGPANTAVALARLGTPARFLARLSGDVFGRLFRSRLEASGVDLSYAVAAAEPSTLAVAELDAAGQAAFSFHAQNTADWQWTSGELAGVDLSETACVHTGSLALVREPGGAVVEEFLSAAAPRATISIDPNVRPLLVHPEAYRARLAHWCALADILRLSEDDLELLLPGTPPEQACDTWHAAGVRLVVITLGVDGALASLDGVRLRVPGVATQVVDTVGAGDSFTAGLLHHLGAHGLLGGRLDGLGLDDVAEACRFATRVAALTCSVAGPNPPWGNRLEQLPAAGGA; via the coding sequence ATGAGCCCGCGCCAGATCACCGTCCTGGGGGAGTGCGTCGCGGACGCCTTCACCGAACCGGCACACGCCTCGAACGAACTCGCTCTTCGGGTGCTGCCCGGCGGCGGACCTGCCAATACGGCGGTGGCCCTGGCCCGGCTCGGTACGCCGGCCCGCTTCCTCGCCCGCCTGTCCGGCGACGTGTTCGGCCGCCTGTTCCGGTCCCGTCTGGAAGCGTCCGGCGTCGACCTGTCGTACGCCGTCGCCGCCGCCGAGCCCAGCACGCTGGCCGTGGCGGAGCTGGACGCCGCCGGGCAGGCCGCGTTCTCGTTCCACGCGCAGAACACGGCCGACTGGCAGTGGACTTCCGGGGAACTGGCAGGGGTGGATCTGTCCGAGACGGCCTGTGTGCACACCGGGTCGCTGGCGCTGGTCCGAGAGCCCGGCGGAGCGGTGGTGGAGGAGTTCCTGTCGGCAGCGGCTCCGCGGGCCACCATCAGCATCGATCCCAACGTCAGGCCGCTGCTGGTGCACCCCGAGGCCTACCGCGCCCGGCTGGCGCACTGGTGCGCTCTCGCCGACATCCTGCGGCTGAGCGAGGACGACCTCGAACTCCTCCTGCCCGGCACCCCGCCCGAGCAGGCGTGCGACACCTGGCACGCCGCGGGGGTACGGCTCGTCGTGATCACGCTGGGTGTCGACGGCGCACTCGCCTCGCTCGACGGCGTACGGCTGCGGGTTCCCGGAGTGGCCACGCAGGTCGTCGACACGGTCGGTGCGGGGGACTCCTTCACCGCCGGCCTGCTGCACCACCTCGGCGCCCACGGACTCCTCGGTGGCCGGCTGGACGGTCTCGGTCTCGACGATGTCGCGGAAGCCTGCCGGTTCGCCACCCGGGTCGCTGCCCTGACCTGCTCGGTGGCCGGTCCCAATCCGCCGTGGGGGAACCGGTTGGAGCAGCTCCCGGCTGCCGGCGGCGCCTGA
- a CDS encoding sugar ABC transporter substrate-binding protein — protein MSRTTRLSSTLLRAAAVTGVAALTLTACGSGSGSGSSSSGSGEVKVGLITKTDTNPFFVKMKEGAEKAAKENGAKLSTAAGKFDGDNAGQVTAIENMVAAGVKGILITPSDSKAIVPAIQKARAKGVLVIALDTPTEPESAVDALFATDNLKAGQLIGEYAKAAMKGKTAKIAALDLAPGVSVGVQRHDGFLKGFGATDKDVVCAQDTGGDQAKGQTAMENCLQKSPDINVVYTINEPAALGAYTALKAKGREKDVLIVSVDGGCTGTQAVKDGKIAATSQQYPLKMAAEGVKAVVTYAKDGKKASGYTDTGVTLITDKAQDGVTSKDTGYGLENCWG, from the coding sequence ATGTCTCGCACCACTCGCCTGTCCTCCACCCTCCTCAGAGCCGCCGCGGTCACGGGCGTCGCGGCCCTCACCCTGACGGCCTGCGGGTCCGGCTCCGGTTCGGGCTCATCGAGTTCCGGCTCGGGAGAGGTCAAGGTCGGTCTGATCACCAAGACCGACACCAACCCGTTCTTCGTGAAGATGAAGGAGGGCGCGGAGAAGGCCGCCAAGGAAAACGGTGCCAAACTGTCCACCGCTGCGGGCAAGTTCGACGGGGACAATGCCGGGCAGGTCACAGCCATCGAGAACATGGTCGCTGCCGGAGTGAAGGGCATCCTGATCACCCCGAGCGACTCCAAGGCGATCGTGCCCGCGATTCAGAAAGCCCGTGCCAAGGGTGTCCTGGTCATCGCTCTGGACACGCCGACCGAGCCGGAGAGCGCGGTCGACGCCCTCTTCGCCACCGACAACCTCAAGGCCGGCCAGTTGATCGGCGAGTACGCCAAGGCGGCCATGAAGGGCAAGACGGCGAAGATAGCCGCCCTCGACCTGGCGCCGGGCGTCTCCGTCGGCGTGCAGCGCCACGACGGTTTCCTGAAGGGCTTCGGCGCCACCGACAAGGACGTCGTGTGCGCCCAGGACACCGGCGGCGACCAGGCCAAGGGCCAGACCGCGATGGAGAACTGCCTGCAGAAGTCGCCCGACATCAACGTCGTCTACACCATCAACGAACCTGCGGCCCTGGGCGCGTACACCGCGCTGAAGGCCAAGGGCCGCGAGAAGGACGTCCTGATCGTATCCGTCGACGGCGGCTGCACCGGCACCCAGGCGGTCAAGGACGGCAAGATCGCCGCGACTTCGCAGCAGTATCCGCTGAAGATGGCCGCCGAGGGCGTCAAGGCCGTCGTGACGTACGCCAAGGACGGCAAGAAGGCCTCGGGTTACACCGACACCGGCGTCACACTGATCACCGACAAGGCCCAGGACGGGGTCACGTCGAAGGACACCGGCTATGGCCTGGAGAACTGCTGGGGCTAA
- a CDS encoding ABC transporter permease has protein sequence MTATTTPYSELKAPTTARRLLTAPTTGPLAALLLACAFFSFSTDQFLTGGNFSLIVQQVMVVGTLAIGQTLIILTAGIDLSCGAVMAFGSIVIAKMAAEGSVPPFVAIALGLAVCGGFGLLNGLLVQKIPLPPFIVTLGMLNVAFALTHIYSEEQTVTSLPGPLTALGETFPLGHTDITYGSLVTIALFLLLAYALSSTGWGRHVYALGNSAEAARLNGIRTSRLTIGIYTVAGLLYGIAALLLISRTGVGDPQAGQTDNLDSITAVVLGGTSLFGGRGSVLGTFIGVLIVGVFRNGLQLMGVASIYQTLITGVLVILAVTVDQISRRKAR, from the coding sequence ATGACAGCCACGACAACGCCGTACTCGGAGCTCAAAGCGCCGACCACGGCCCGCCGACTGCTCACGGCGCCGACCACCGGGCCCCTGGCCGCCCTCCTCCTGGCCTGCGCCTTCTTCTCCTTCTCGACCGACCAGTTCCTCACCGGCGGGAACTTCTCGCTGATCGTGCAGCAGGTCATGGTCGTCGGCACCCTCGCCATCGGACAAACCCTGATCATCCTCACCGCGGGCATCGACCTGTCCTGCGGGGCGGTGATGGCCTTCGGCAGCATCGTGATCGCCAAGATGGCGGCCGAGGGCTCCGTCCCACCATTCGTCGCGATCGCTCTGGGATTGGCCGTCTGCGGCGGCTTCGGGCTGCTCAACGGACTGTTGGTGCAGAAGATCCCGCTACCGCCGTTCATCGTGACCCTCGGCATGCTCAACGTGGCGTTCGCACTGACCCACATCTACTCCGAGGAGCAGACGGTCACCAGCCTGCCCGGCCCGCTGACGGCCCTCGGTGAAACCTTCCCGCTGGGCCACACGGACATCACCTACGGCTCCCTGGTCACCATCGCCCTGTTCCTCCTCCTCGCCTACGCGCTGAGCAGCACCGGCTGGGGCCGCCACGTCTATGCCCTGGGCAACAGCGCCGAGGCTGCCCGGCTGAACGGCATCCGCACCTCCCGCCTGACCATAGGCATTTACACCGTGGCCGGCCTGCTGTACGGCATCGCCGCCCTGCTGCTCATCTCCCGTACCGGGGTCGGCGATCCCCAGGCCGGGCAGACCGACAACCTGGACAGCATCACCGCCGTGGTGCTCGGCGGCACCAGCCTCTTCGGCGGCCGCGGTTCGGTCCTGGGCACCTTCATCGGTGTCCTCATCGTCGGTGTGTTCCGCAACGGCCTCCAGTTGATGGGCGTCGCCTCCATCTACCAGACCCTGATCACCGGCGTCCTGGTGATCCTCGCGGTGACCGTCGACCAGATCTCCCGGAGGAAGGCACGATGA
- a CDS encoding ATP-binding cassette domain-containing protein, protein MTATTAPTPVLQARGLVKRYGQVTAIDGADFDLLPGEVLAVIGDNGAGKTSLIKALTGAVVPDAGEIRLNGEPITFSGPQSARAHGIETVYQDLAVAASMDIASNMFLGRELRRAGILGSAFRMLDKKRMRQEAAEHMADLKIGLRSLTQSVETLSGGQRQAVAVARSVAWARSVVVMDEPTAALGVKESGQVLDLIRRVRDKGMPVVLISHNMPHVFEIADRIHVHRLGRRAAVIKPSDYSMAEVVAIMTGALTVDAAGDTVVADSEAAKAAGVQAT, encoded by the coding sequence ATGACCGCCACCACCGCCCCCACGCCCGTTCTCCAGGCCCGCGGCCTGGTCAAGCGGTACGGCCAGGTCACCGCCATCGACGGCGCCGACTTCGACCTGCTCCCCGGGGAGGTCCTCGCCGTCATCGGCGACAACGGCGCCGGCAAGACCAGTCTCATCAAGGCCCTCACCGGCGCAGTGGTTCCCGATGCCGGTGAGATACGGCTCAACGGCGAACCCATCACCTTCTCCGGTCCCCAAAGCGCCCGCGCCCACGGCATCGAGACGGTGTACCAGGACCTCGCCGTGGCCGCCTCGATGGACATCGCCTCGAACATGTTCCTGGGGCGGGAGCTCCGCCGCGCCGGCATCCTCGGCAGCGCCTTCCGGATGCTCGACAAGAAGCGCATGCGCCAAGAGGCCGCCGAGCACATGGCCGACCTGAAGATCGGCCTGCGCTCTCTGACCCAGTCGGTCGAGACCCTCTCCGGCGGACAGCGCCAGGCCGTCGCGGTCGCCCGCTCCGTCGCCTGGGCCCGTTCCGTCGTCGTCATGGACGAACCCACCGCCGCCCTCGGCGTCAAGGAGTCCGGCCAGGTCCTGGATCTCATCCGCCGTGTCCGCGACAAAGGCATGCCGGTGGTCCTGATCAGCCACAACATGCCCCATGTTTTCGAGATCGCCGACCGGATCCACGTGCACCGCCTTGGCCGGCGCGCCGCCGTGATCAAGCCCTCCGACTACTCCATGGCCGAGGTCGTCGCCATTATGACCGGCGCTCTCACCGTTGATGCGGCCGGAGATACTGTCGTAGCGGACTCGGAGGCCGCGAAGGCCGCCGGAGTCCAGGCCACCTGA